One Myxococcota bacterium DNA segment encodes these proteins:
- a CDS encoding carboxyl transferase domain-containing protein — translation MAKVILNPIGSKLNLPPKESPLEDILEAKRQEIKLGWGEKYRERVHAKGKMTAWERVEALADCHPGHRPEIQHPAQPWTPAQGRGDSGGPSTQHHILPIGTFVQTGSADKIAPAAGVITAFVRIENRWCMVIANDNTVASGSWWPKTPEKIIRAQEMALKLTIPVVYLVDCSGLYLPEQAKSFPGQKGAGHIFKMNSLLSNAGVPQIAGVFGDCIAGGGYMPIISDKVYMTEQAYMVIAGAALIQGAKSQNLSSKDIGGPSVHVHLSNCADFRVPDDQTCLARIREEIGRCNSSSADYYRNDAEAALPNFETTELKDMISANEAYDIRQVLARLVDDSLFMEVFEHMGHEVITGIAKISGLYVGIAANVQGLLPHPDAPQQKRPGGILYKEGVAKLATFARACDSDGIPLVWLQDVSGFDVGAEAEKQGLLGYGSSLIYANSVNQTPFMTVLLRKASGAGYYAMAGLPYDPVIQLSTCFSRLAVMEGKTLALGAFNTRPGETDAMKSLSERIEADMDPYKAAGQMDTDEIIKLSEIRSYLECLVECCYQNQGSRRIKNPRIWSLHDLALLGYPSASAIESNITANTPIANSSPVSGETFKAPLEGLFYLRSSPTEPAFIVEGQKLNPGDTVGLIEVMKCFHPLKFEGQVPMIIDKICVMDATPIKAGENILLFKSV, via the coding sequence ATGGCCAAAGTGATTTTGAATCCCATCGGCTCGAAACTGAATTTGCCGCCAAAAGAATCGCCGCTTGAAGATATCCTTGAGGCTAAGCGGCAGGAGATTAAGCTAGGTTGGGGTGAGAAGTATCGAGAGCGGGTGCATGCCAAGGGGAAGATGACGGCTTGGGAGCGGGTGGAGGCGTTGGCTGACTGTCATCCCGGGCATCGACCCGAGATCCAGCACCCAGCACAACCCTGGACCCCGGCTCAAGGCCGGGGTGACAGCGGGGGCCCCAGCACCCAGCACCACATCCTTCCCATTGGAACTTTTGTTCAGACAGGCAGCGCAGATAAAATTGCGCCGGCGGCGGGTGTGATTACGGCGTTTGTTCGGATTGAAAATCGTTGGTGTATGGTCATTGCAAATGACAACACAGTCGCTTCGGGATCTTGGTGGCCTAAGACGCCGGAAAAGATAATCCGGGCGCAAGAGATGGCTCTAAAGCTTACAATCCCGGTGGTTTATTTGGTGGATTGCTCCGGGCTTTATTTGCCAGAGCAGGCAAAAAGTTTCCCCGGTCAAAAAGGTGCTGGTCATATTTTCAAAATGAACAGCTTGTTAAGTAACGCCGGAGTGCCTCAAATCGCTGGCGTATTTGGGGACTGCATTGCGGGTGGTGGTTACATGCCCATCATTTCTGACAAAGTTTATATGACCGAGCAAGCATATATGGTCATTGCCGGCGCGGCTTTGATTCAAGGCGCCAAAAGTCAAAATTTAAGTTCCAAAGACATCGGTGGACCCAGTGTGCATGTGCATCTTTCCAATTGTGCCGATTTCAGAGTGCCTGATGATCAAACTTGTCTAGCCCGCATTCGAGAAGAAATTGGGCGCTGCAATTCCAGCAGTGCGGATTATTATCGAAATGACGCTGAAGCGGCCCTGCCAAACTTTGAGACCACTGAACTTAAAGACATGATTTCAGCGAACGAGGCATATGACATTAGACAAGTTTTAGCGCGTTTGGTTGATGACAGCTTGTTTATGGAAGTCTTTGAGCACATGGGCCATGAAGTTATCACCGGCATTGCCAAAATATCTGGCTTGTACGTGGGCATCGCTGCCAATGTGCAAGGGCTGCTGCCTCACCCAGACGCACCTCAGCAAAAGCGGCCGGGTGGCATTTTATATAAAGAAGGCGTCGCAAAACTTGCCACCTTCGCCAGAGCCTGTGATAGCGACGGCATTCCGCTGGTTTGGCTGCAAGATGTTTCAGGATTCGACGTAGGCGCTGAAGCAGAAAAGCAAGGTCTATTGGGTTATGGCTCAAGTTTAATTTATGCGAACTCGGTCAACCAAACACCTTTCATGACCGTATTACTGCGCAAGGCCTCAGGCGCAGGCTATTATGCGATGGCTGGGCTACCTTACGATCCGGTAATTCAGCTATCGACTTGTTTTTCACGCCTTGCGGTTATGGAAGGCAAAACACTGGCGCTGGGGGCGTTTAACACCAGGCCCGGTGAAACCGATGCCATGAAGAGTTTGTCTGAGCGTATCGAAGCCGACATGGATCCCTACAAAGCCGCAGGGCAAATGGATACGGACGAGATTATTAAGCTCTCTGAAATTAGGTCCTATCTCGAATGCCTTGTCGAATGCTGCTACCAAAACCAAGGCAGTCGTAGAATTAAAAACCCGAGGATTTGGAGCCTTCATGATTTGGCATTGCTAGGCTATCCAAGTGCCTCCGCCATCGAGTCTAACATCACGGCTAACACGCCAATAGCGAACAGCAGTCCGGTTTCTGGCGAGACATTTAAAGCCCCTCTGGAAGGCCTGTTCTATCTCAGATCTTCACCTACTGAACCAGCATTCATCGTTGAGGGCCAAAAATTAAATCCTGGCGATACCGTTGGGCTCATAGAAGTGATGAAATGTTTTCATCCTTTGAAATTCGAAGGCCAAGTGCCCATGATTATAGATAAAATTTGTGTCATGGATGCAACCCCCATCAAAGCAGGCGAGAATATTTTGCTGTTTAAATCAGTTTAA
- a CDS encoding Bax inhibitor-1/YccA family protein, with the protein MKSSNPVLARVFDQPGQYLTGDRMSVGGTVNKTGLLLVIASAVAAYPWSLLTEARTAELNGLLWGGMIAGFILAVIISFKPTWAPIGAPLYAAAEGLVLGGISAIMNAAYPGIALQAIAGTFGTLGVMLLLYKTGVMRATQQFRTGVIAATGGVMAIYLLSMALHWFGVSLPFVYGNGLTGILFSVVVAGIAALNLILDFDLIEQGAKAGAPKYMEWVGAFGLMVTMVWLYLEMLRLFSKIRGRN; encoded by the coding sequence ATGAAATCATCGAATCCTGTTTTAGCGAGAGTTTTTGACCAACCTGGGCAATATTTAACAGGCGATCGAATGTCTGTGGGTGGCACAGTTAATAAGACTGGCTTGTTGTTGGTGATTGCATCGGCAGTGGCAGCCTACCCTTGGAGTTTGCTCACTGAGGCTCGCACTGCTGAGCTTAACGGCCTTTTATGGGGCGGCATGATCGCTGGATTTATATTAGCCGTGATTATTAGTTTTAAGCCAACTTGGGCACCTATTGGTGCGCCTCTTTACGCAGCAGCTGAAGGTTTGGTATTAGGCGGTATATCAGCAATTATGAATGCGGCTTATCCTGGCATCGCTTTGCAGGCCATCGCGGGTACCTTCGGAACTTTGGGCGTCATGTTACTTTTGTATAAGACCGGCGTGATGCGAGCCACTCAGCAATTTAGAACGGGCGTGATTGCTGCGACCGGCGGTGTAATGGCAATTTATTTGTTATCTATGGCGCTTCATTGGTTTGGCGTATCTCTGCCCTTTGTTTATGGAAACGGTTTGACCGGAATTTTATTTAGTGTGGTGGTCGCAGGCATCGCCGCATTAAATCTCATTTTAGATTTTGATCTAATCGAACAAGGCGCCAAGGCTGGCGCGCCTAAGTATATGGAATGGGTAGGTGCATTCGGTCTTATGGTGACCATGGTTTGGCTCTATCTAGAGATGCTACGTTTGTTCTCCAAGATTCGCGGCCGAAACTAG
- a CDS encoding M23 family metallopeptidase, with protein sequence MRLNYLSIWAFLGLLSLTVGCRTSSGLRTATGGYAGGVYTVQRGDTVHTIAQKKRVSAFDLMEVNGILDSSAVKPGQKLYIPESDMPLAVAKQQAKTPKPAAKAELTTDGKKMDFAWPVKGAVLFKTFDLNPNRLYEGIALAAPRGTPVQAAAEGEVIYVGDDGTRYGRIVIVKNADPFVTIYAHLDAVDVTKGQQVKRLERLGTVGTSGGVDSPRTYFQIRKNRTPVDPELYLKQ encoded by the coding sequence ATGCGGCTTAATTACTTAAGCATATGGGCCTTTCTAGGCCTCTTAAGTTTGACGGTGGGCTGTCGTACAAGCAGTGGCTTGCGAACAGCAACAGGCGGTTACGCGGGCGGGGTCTACACGGTTCAACGTGGCGATACCGTTCACACGATTGCTCAAAAGAAGAGAGTTTCTGCGTTTGATTTGATGGAAGTCAACGGCATTCTTGATTCGAGTGCCGTAAAACCTGGCCAAAAACTGTATATTCCTGAGTCTGATATGCCTTTGGCTGTGGCCAAGCAGCAGGCTAAGACCCCTAAGCCTGCTGCGAAGGCTGAGCTCACCACAGATGGCAAGAAAATGGATTTTGCCTGGCCAGTGAAAGGCGCCGTTTTATTCAAAACTTTCGATTTAAACCCCAATCGCCTTTATGAAGGCATCGCCTTAGCAGCGCCGCGTGGCACACCTGTGCAAGCTGCGGCCGAAGGCGAAGTTATCTACGTGGGCGATGACGGTACCCGTTATGGGCGTATTGTCATTGTTAAAAATGCGGATCCTTTTGTGACAATTTACGCGCATTTAGATGCGGTAGATGTTACCAAAGGCCAGCAGGTAAAACGTTTAGAGCGCTTAGGCACGGTAGGCACGTCCGGTGGCGTGGATTCGCCTCGAACTTATTTCCAAATTCGCAAAAATCGTACCCCGGTTGACCCCGAACTATATTTAAAGCAATAG
- a CDS encoding GNAT family N-acetyltransferase → MIDNSKLDIKHDAGQGKYFALINGQECLLRYKETGPGVVNFYSTYVPPELEGHGYAAQLTRYALEDAKAQNLKVIPGCSYVRNYIEKHS, encoded by the coding sequence ATGATCGACAATTCAAAACTTGATATCAAGCATGACGCGGGCCAGGGAAAGTATTTCGCTTTAATCAACGGCCAAGAATGTTTGCTACGGTACAAAGAAACGGGCCCTGGCGTGGTGAATTTTTACAGCACCTATGTGCCGCCAGAGCTCGAAGGTCATGGTTACGCCGCGCAACTAACAAGATATGCGCTTGAAGATGCAAAGGCGCAAAATCTTAAAGTCATCCCAGGCTGCTCGTATGTAAGAAACTACATCGAAAAACATTCTTAA
- a CDS encoding type III pantothenate kinase, protein MLAAIDIGNTNIVVGVYLGSLLQCRLRFRTERKATVDEIGHWITALLKHHDISKEQINDVCISSVVTQLDRIFAESCERYLGRKPLWVKQELKPNMPLLVDRPDELGADRLVTAYAAYRQFGGPSIIVDLGTATTFDVVSGEGEYLGGAIAPGLEIASEALFQSASKLSRVPLEHPARMIGKNTEEHLQIGLVQGYACLIDGLVKAMQNELSVPAQVIATGGLAPFMKQASKTIQMVEPDLTLSGLCLLYQEYQSGTRDSFISNRFECIVGSQAATC, encoded by the coding sequence ATGTTGGCGGCAATAGATATTGGTAACACGAATATTGTGGTGGGGGTCTATCTAGGCTCGCTGCTGCAGTGCCGCTTGCGTTTTCGGACGGAACGCAAAGCTACCGTTGATGAGATTGGCCACTGGATTACCGCACTGCTGAAGCATCACGATATCTCGAAAGAACAAATCAATGATGTTTGCATTAGTTCAGTTGTTACCCAGTTGGATCGTATTTTTGCCGAAAGTTGCGAGCGATATTTAGGTCGAAAGCCCCTTTGGGTGAAGCAAGAGCTTAAGCCGAACATGCCTTTATTGGTAGATAGGCCGGATGAGTTGGGTGCCGACCGCTTAGTAACAGCCTATGCCGCTTATCGGCAGTTTGGAGGTCCTTCTATCATTGTTGATTTGGGGACTGCCACCACTTTTGATGTGGTTAGTGGAGAGGGCGAGTATTTGGGCGGCGCGATTGCACCCGGCCTTGAAATCGCCAGTGAGGCGCTATTTCAGTCTGCCTCGAAGCTAAGCCGTGTGCCGCTGGAGCATCCGGCACGGATGATCGGCAAAAATACAGAAGAACATCTGCAAATTGGATTGGTGCAAGGTTATGCCTGCCTGATTGACGGTTTGGTTAAAGCAATGCAAAATGAGCTGAGCGTCCCAGCCCAAGTGATTGCGACGGGCGGTTTGGCGCCATTTATGAAACAAGCATCCAAAACAATTCAAATGGTTGAACCTGACTTAACGTTGTCGGGGCTATGCTTGTTGTATCAGGAGTATCAAAGTGGAACCCGAGATTCCTTTATCTCAAATAGATTTGAATGCATTGTGGGTAGTCAAGCGGCTACGTGCTAA
- the serS gene encoding serine--tRNA ligase has product MIDLKAFEKDPELFAQKLKRRGEIENLPELLKLVKERKALIAASQKLQEERNEANKSLGKAAKEEIELKRGALKELGQKIKDQEAELRRLEDALNFVALRIPNMPADDVPTGAGDEDNVEVRRVGTPREFEFTPLDHVELGSRLDIIDIERAAKTSGSRFAFLKGQASKLNRALIQYFCDFHTNLGDTELTPPYLVRAAAMVGVGQFPKFKEDVFEIQVPESEPFYLIPTAEVPVTYYHADEILNIAAMPMRYCAYSACFRAEAGSAGRDTRGLIRVHQFEKVEMVRFCTAAQAEAELDAMVARASQMLSELELPHRVVALCTGDIGFHSQKTYDLEVWLPAQNTFREISSCSSFGTFQARRAKIRYKDEQGQTQPVTTLNGSGLPLGRTLVAILENHQQADGSIHIPKVLQPYMGGLTCLT; this is encoded by the coding sequence ATGATCGATTTAAAGGCCTTTGAAAAAGATCCTGAGCTGTTTGCGCAAAAATTGAAACGCCGCGGGGAAATTGAAAATTTGCCCGAGCTGTTAAAGCTGGTCAAAGAGCGTAAAGCGTTGATTGCAGCGTCGCAAAAGCTTCAGGAAGAGCGTAACGAGGCTAATAAATCGCTCGGCAAGGCTGCCAAGGAAGAGATTGAGCTCAAACGGGGCGCTTTGAAAGAGCTCGGCCAAAAAATTAAAGATCAAGAAGCAGAGCTCCGGCGGCTTGAAGACGCTTTGAACTTTGTTGCACTGCGTATACCGAATATGCCTGCAGATGATGTCCCTACGGGCGCAGGCGACGAAGATAACGTGGAAGTTCGGCGCGTGGGAACGCCTCGGGAATTTGAGTTTACGCCGCTTGATCACGTGGAGCTTGGCAGTCGGTTGGATATTATTGATATTGAACGAGCTGCGAAGACTTCCGGTTCGAGATTTGCCTTTTTAAAGGGGCAGGCAAGTAAACTTAATCGAGCGCTGATTCAGTACTTTTGTGATTTCCATACCAATCTAGGGGATACTGAACTCACGCCACCATATTTGGTTCGTGCAGCCGCCATGGTTGGCGTTGGGCAGTTTCCGAAATTTAAAGAAGATGTTTTCGAAATCCAGGTGCCTGAGAGTGAGCCATTTTACTTAATTCCTACGGCCGAAGTCCCTGTGACCTATTATCACGCAGATGAGATCTTAAATATTGCGGCGATGCCGATGAGGTATTGCGCGTACTCAGCTTGTTTTAGGGCTGAAGCAGGATCTGCAGGACGAGATACCCGGGGCCTTATTCGTGTCCACCAATTTGAAAAGGTTGAAATGGTGCGATTTTGTACGGCTGCGCAAGCTGAAGCGGAGCTTGACGCTATGGTGGCGCGCGCTAGCCAAATGCTAAGCGAGCTTGAATTGCCGCATCGTGTGGTAGCGCTGTGCACGGGCGATATCGGTTTTCATTCGCAAAAGACTTATGATTTGGAAGTCTGGTTGCCGGCACAAAATACTTTTAGGGAAATCAGCTCCTGTAGCTCATTTGGGACTTTTCAAGCTCGTCGCGCGAAGATTCGGTATAAAGATGAGCAAGGCCAAACTCAGCCGGTGACAACGTTGAATGGGTCAGGTCTGCCTTTGGGTCGGACTTTGGTAGCGATTTTGGAAAACCATCAGCAGGCAGACGGCAGTATTCACATTCCGAAGGTCCTTCAGCCTTATATGGGAGGGCTTACATGCTTGACCTGA
- a CDS encoding matrixin family metalloprotease: MRQVVLLLFLLSGYANGYAFLCNGVDAEGQSEQDTCGVCDDTTATKWRNSYLQYWVSTTELPASLNASSWISLVNSCFASWNTVSGVHLTTNYSSDVVSPRSFGDDSEHHDVFWVNNDDEWMEYVGAAPDGILGVTLPPYACQTSSAKFRVIQDADLILNGTPTAGFKWQPECSRLSNSCQSIRSTLTHELGHFLGLGHPCVDSSSAIMCATAAYLVQYPLFDDQQGIRALYADGSSGAYATRCSSNTDCSASLQCHTQNGSKYCSHACTEDADCDNHLMCTSGFCEFPAGSALGAADLHEECSESPCDQGLICVGVNVASEPAYYCFEDCSESSACSKDRDTCRTLKNSKEEAIASKACIQVATATDERCGVIDNVPVVCPTGYSCSAEKCQQSTTGESLAATGGSSGGSSSSCASAGPPGALGMLLVALGILVPRRRKKC, encoded by the coding sequence ATGAGGCAGGTTGTTTTATTGCTTTTTCTGCTAAGTGGCTACGCAAATGGATATGCATTTCTATGCAATGGCGTTGATGCGGAAGGCCAAAGTGAGCAAGATACTTGCGGTGTTTGCGATGACACAACTGCGACCAAGTGGCGCAACAGCTATTTGCAATATTGGGTAAGTACCACCGAACTTCCGGCTTCGCTTAACGCTTCGTCTTGGATTTCCTTGGTTAATAGTTGCTTTGCTTCTTGGAATACCGTTTCGGGCGTTCACTTGACGACTAACTATTCGTCGGACGTTGTTTCTCCTCGAAGTTTTGGTGACGACAGCGAGCATCATGACGTTTTTTGGGTTAACAACGATGATGAGTGGATGGAGTATGTGGGTGCTGCACCTGATGGCATCCTCGGGGTGACTTTGCCACCCTACGCTTGTCAAACCAGCTCTGCCAAATTCAGGGTTATTCAAGACGCTGATTTGATTTTGAATGGAACGCCTACGGCAGGTTTTAAATGGCAGCCTGAATGTAGTCGGTTGAGTAATTCATGTCAGTCGATTCGAAGTACGTTAACTCATGAACTGGGTCATTTTTTGGGCCTTGGGCATCCATGTGTGGACAGCTCGTCTGCTATTATGTGTGCGACGGCGGCTTACTTGGTTCAGTATCCTCTATTTGATGACCAGCAAGGGATTCGTGCGCTCTATGCGGATGGCTCTTCGGGTGCGTACGCAACTCGGTGTAGCAGCAACACAGACTGCTCAGCCAGCCTTCAGTGCCACACGCAAAATGGAAGCAAATATTGCAGTCATGCTTGTACCGAAGATGCTGATTGCGACAATCATTTGATGTGTACTTCAGGGTTTTGTGAGTTTCCGGCCGGGTCAGCTTTGGGTGCGGCTGATTTGCATGAAGAATGCTCTGAAAGCCCTTGCGATCAGGGCCTGATTTGTGTTGGCGTGAACGTTGCCTCAGAGCCAGCTTACTATTGCTTCGAAGACTGTAGTGAAAGCAGCGCCTGCTCTAAAGATAGAGATACTTGCCGCACTTTGAAAAACTCGAAGGAGGAAGCCATCGCTTCTAAAGCGTGTATTCAAGTGGCGACCGCTACGGACGAGCGATGTGGTGTTATCGATAATGTCCCTGTTGTGTGTCCGACAGGCTACTCGTGTAGCGCTGAGAAGTGTCAACAAAGTACAACGGGCGAAAGTCTAGCGGCAACCGGCGGCTCTTCAGGCGGCTCTTCAAGCTCTTGCGCTAGCGCGGGCCCTCCAGGTGCCTTAGGCATGCTTTTGGTGGCGCTAGGAATCTTGGTTCCCAGAAGACGGAAAAAATGCTAG
- the pcnB gene encoding polynucleotide adenylyltransferase PcnB, which produces MEPEIPLSQIDLNALWVVKRLRAKNHEAYLTGGCVRDLLLGKTPKDFDVATSAKPEEVRQIFRNSRLIGRRFLLAHVFFPGNKIVETATFRANPLDVQEDVPEDLLVTHDNVYGDIEQDAKRRDLTINGLFYDPIEGKVIDYVGGRVDLEARSIRTVGDPDIRFQEDPVRILRAIKFACRLEFDIEENTFAAMKKHVAEIPRCAPPRLLEEFLRLLLSGHAVKAFSLCKELGIIDIFMPELTEDFSKMLVVLDEAHTREVDISSAVALSALMLPTYLALEQSEHNERNWIDKLCVAWAERIRLPRHDQDKIRSLLSTISSFKPAIIQKSWFREALLLYTLHLFAHGESLDPVGVLKAMALQSNKPYLQTKRGAPKIRPHFNRRRRPQGRHRGRHPSGEHAA; this is translated from the coding sequence GTGGAACCCGAGATTCCTTTATCTCAAATAGATTTGAATGCATTGTGGGTAGTCAAGCGGCTACGTGCTAAAAACCACGAAGCCTATTTAACAGGCGGTTGTGTCAGAGATTTGTTGCTTGGCAAAACGCCCAAGGATTTTGACGTTGCGACCAGCGCGAAGCCTGAAGAAGTTCGTCAGATTTTCAGAAACTCTAGGCTAATTGGTCGCAGGTTTTTGCTGGCGCATGTATTTTTCCCCGGCAACAAAATCGTTGAAACGGCAACTTTTAGAGCGAACCCTTTGGATGTACAAGAAGACGTTCCGGAAGACTTGCTGGTTACCCATGACAATGTTTATGGGGATATCGAACAAGATGCCAAGCGACGTGACTTAACCATCAACGGCTTGTTCTACGATCCAATCGAGGGCAAAGTTATCGATTACGTCGGTGGCAGAGTCGATTTGGAGGCGCGTTCAATTCGAACGGTAGGCGATCCGGACATTCGCTTCCAGGAAGATCCGGTGCGGATTCTTCGTGCGATTAAGTTTGCTTGCAGGCTTGAATTCGACATCGAAGAAAATACCTTTGCGGCCATGAAAAAGCATGTCGCAGAGATCCCAAGATGTGCGCCGCCAAGACTGCTTGAAGAGTTTTTGCGCCTGTTGCTTTCTGGCCATGCGGTCAAAGCATTCAGCCTGTGTAAAGAGCTTGGTATTATCGATATCTTCATGCCGGAGCTTACAGAAGACTTCAGCAAGATGTTGGTTGTCTTGGATGAAGCGCATACGCGGGAAGTTGATATTTCTTCAGCTGTGGCGCTATCTGCTTTGATGCTGCCAACCTATTTGGCGCTCGAGCAATCAGAACACAACGAGCGCAATTGGATCGATAAACTTTGTGTGGCCTGGGCTGAGCGCATTCGCTTACCGCGTCATGACCAAGATAAGATTCGAAGCTTGCTTTCGACAATCTCTTCATTTAAGCCAGCGATTATTCAAAAGTCATGGTTTAGAGAAGCGTTGTTGCTTTATACTTTGCATTTGTTTGCGCATGGTGAGTCTTTAGATCCAGTTGGTGTCCTAAAAGCGATGGCCTTGCAGTCCAATAAGCCATACTTGCAAACCAAACGTGGTGCGCCGAAAATTAGACCACATTTTAATCGGCGACGTCGCCCGCAAGGCAGGCATCGCGGCAGACATCCTTCGGGAGAACATGCGGCTTAA
- a CDS encoding protein kinase, producing MATLAELELPDLEHATFDTPENSFEPGHLTPLGRSIKTPRALIPSFERRQPTALGRGAFGRVVLVKRYNGQSMAIKTIDIGHIAQREYGGVVQQGLIEYHAKKMRVEIKVLAQLSPHPHIPRFIGSSEKDNYLQIATTVAPGALLQDQILNEADAQLAIRQLLSVLDYCHQQGIAHLDVKPTNIMWDSETRHLTLIDFGEARFFTPGRPLIPSHLSSGTLAYRKLGSINAVEIDLYAAALTCRAMLGANTSPKSERLIELCLHGNSSIVQILENY from the coding sequence ATGGCTACATTAGCGGAGTTAGAACTTCCCGATCTGGAGCATGCAACGTTTGACACTCCAGAAAATTCGTTTGAGCCGGGCCATTTGACGCCTCTAGGGCGAAGCATCAAAACGCCTAGAGCTCTGATTCCGTCATTTGAGAGACGCCAACCGACCGCGCTTGGACGGGGCGCTTTCGGCAGAGTTGTCCTTGTCAAACGTTATAATGGCCAATCCATGGCGATTAAAACGATAGATATTGGTCATATTGCGCAGCGAGAATACGGGGGTGTTGTGCAACAAGGCCTGATCGAATATCATGCTAAAAAAATGCGAGTGGAAATTAAAGTGCTTGCACAGCTGTCCCCACACCCTCACATCCCAAGATTTATCGGCAGCTCAGAGAAAGATAACTACCTGCAAATTGCGACCACAGTAGCCCCTGGAGCCCTCTTGCAGGATCAAATCTTAAACGAAGCCGATGCGCAACTTGCGATTCGGCAGCTGCTTTCAGTCTTAGATTACTGCCATCAACAAGGCATCGCTCATCTAGACGTTAAGCCAACCAATATCATGTGGGATTCAGAAACTCGCCACCTAACGTTAATCGATTTTGGTGAAGCGCGTTTTTTTACTCCAGGCAGACCTTTGATCCCTTCGCACCTCTCTAGTGGAACTTTAGCCTATCGAAAGCTAGGCTCGATAAATGCGGTGGAAATTGACCTATACGCAGCGGCTTTAACCTGCAGAGCCATGCTAGGCGCAAATACAAGCCCAAAGAGCGAACGACTTATCGAACTTTGTCTACATGGCAACAGCTCAATCGTTCAAATTTTAGAAAACTATTAA